In a genomic window of Alteromonas gilva:
- a CDS encoding AMP-binding protein, giving the protein MILQNWQQWPERIALEWSGGRLCYAGLQEAIQRTACWLSTQPVKRIALMADNCPDWVICDLACRQTNKVLVPIPPYFSLAQREHLLEQAGIELVVTDQPEQFAFDEVRAMPLMQLTALKRVTTTAPQLPVGAGKVTFTSGSTGNPKGVCLSNVAQARVARSLDDALPFSCIRHQCLLPLATLLENIAGIYAPLLIGGTVILSSAEELGFTGARLTNPAAVVSAITKAQPESLIVVPELLMLLVTAIDNGWQAPSSLKFIAVGGARVSPDVIARARAAGLPVYQGYGLSECVSVNTLNVPGAERIDTVGRSLGHNQLYVENGELVISGEVFLGYMNQPSSFYPTHVYTGDLVAEKHGFYTIHGRKKHLIITSLGRNISPEWLESELLAGGLFSHVLVVGEARPVCGAVLVPRNAAISQAYIGQYLADVNRTLPEYARIHVWRIAKDIATGGNLFTSNGKLRREQALAFFEPLITDMYTPAIA; this is encoded by the coding sequence ATGATACTGCAGAACTGGCAACAATGGCCTGAGCGTATTGCACTTGAGTGGTCCGGCGGCCGTCTTTGCTATGCCGGGTTGCAGGAGGCTATACAACGCACCGCGTGCTGGCTTAGCACGCAACCCGTTAAGCGCATTGCCCTGATGGCAGATAACTGCCCTGACTGGGTAATCTGTGATTTAGCGTGTCGGCAAACCAACAAGGTGCTGGTGCCTATTCCGCCTTACTTTTCGCTGGCGCAGCGCGAACACTTACTGGAGCAGGCTGGCATCGAATTAGTAGTCACTGATCAGCCTGAACAGTTTGCGTTTGATGAGGTGCGCGCTATGCCTTTAATGCAACTCACGGCATTAAAGCGGGTAACCACCACAGCGCCGCAATTGCCCGTTGGTGCCGGTAAAGTAACCTTTACCTCGGGGTCCACCGGCAACCCTAAGGGGGTGTGTCTGAGTAATGTTGCGCAGGCCAGGGTTGCCCGCAGTCTGGATGATGCGTTGCCGTTTAGTTGTATTCGCCATCAGTGCCTGTTGCCGCTGGCTACTTTGCTGGAAAACATTGCCGGTATCTACGCCCCGCTGCTTATTGGCGGCACCGTCATATTGAGCAGTGCTGAAGAGCTCGGGTTCACCGGCGCCAGGCTAACCAACCCCGCAGCAGTGGTCAGTGCGATCACCAAAGCACAGCCTGAGTCGCTCATTGTTGTACCGGAGTTGCTGATGCTATTGGTGACGGCCATCGATAATGGCTGGCAAGCTCCCTCATCGCTTAAGTTTATCGCGGTAGGCGGCGCCCGGGTTTCACCCGATGTCATTGCCAGAGCGCGTGCGGCAGGCTTACCTGTCTATCAGGGATACGGCCTGTCGGAATGTGTGTCGGTAAACACACTGAATGTGCCGGGTGCTGAGCGTATAGATACAGTAGGCCGCAGCCTCGGACATAACCAGTTGTATGTTGAAAACGGCGAGCTTGTGATCAGTGGAGAGGTATTCTTAGGGTACATGAACCAGCCGTCATCGTTTTACCCAACGCATGTGTATACCGGCGATTTGGTCGCTGAAAAGCACGGTTTTTACACCATCCATGGCAGAAAAAAGCACCTTATCATCACGTCGTTGGGGCGCAATATCTCGCCCGAGTGGCTCGAAAGCGAACTGCTGGCCGGCGGGCTGTTCAGCCATGTGCTGGTGGTTGGCGAAGCGCGCCCTGTGTGCGGGGCAGTGCTGGTACCCCGCAATGCCGCTATTTCGCAGGCCTATATCGGGCAATACCTTGCAGATGTTAACCGCACACTCCCGGAGTATGCGCGCATTCATGTGTGGCGCATTGCTAAAGATATCGCTACCGGGGGCAATCTTTTTACCAGCAACGGCAAGCTCAGACGCGAGCAGGCGCTGGCATTTTTTGAGCCTTTAATTACAGACATGTACACGCCTGCAATCGCGTAG
- a CDS encoding TenA family transcriptional regulator, which produces MNLFTRLEQETQAEKAYLIHAPIIQQVFNGDFTLDDYSAFLCEAYHHVKHTVPLLMATGAALPESKEWLRAAVAEYIAEELGHQEWILNDLAACGADKEQVRAGQPAAATELMVAYAYDAIRRKNPLCFFGMVFVLEGTSIALADNAAAMIKQKLSLPDAAFSYLRSHGSLDQEHIVFFRDLMNNIDDKSEQDVIIHSAKIFFQLYANIFRTLGNAGTLVEAA; this is translated from the coding sequence ATGAATTTATTTACCCGTTTAGAACAAGAAACCCAGGCTGAAAAGGCTTATTTAATCCATGCACCAATAATCCAACAGGTGTTTAACGGCGACTTTACCCTTGACGACTACAGCGCGTTTTTATGTGAAGCCTATCATCACGTTAAACATACGGTGCCACTGTTAATGGCTACCGGTGCGGCGTTACCCGAATCAAAAGAATGGTTGCGCGCCGCGGTGGCTGAATATATTGCGGAAGAACTCGGTCACCAGGAATGGATCCTCAATGACCTGGCCGCTTGTGGTGCTGATAAAGAGCAAGTGCGAGCGGGTCAGCCTGCTGCCGCCACAGAATTAATGGTGGCTTATGCCTATGATGCGATTCGGCGCAAAAACCCGCTGTGCTTTTTTGGTATGGTGTTTGTGCTGGAGGGCACCAGTATTGCCCTGGCCGACAATGCCGCCGCTATGATTAAACAAAAACTAAGTTTACCCGACGCGGCCTTTAGCTATTTGCGCTCCCACGGTTCGCTGGATCAGGAACATATCGTGTTCTTCCGCGACCTGATGAACAACATTGACGATAAATCCGAGCAGGATGTAATTATCCATTCGGCCAAAATATTTTTTCAGCTGTACGCCAATATATTTCGCACCCTGGGCAACGCTGGCACACTGGTGGAGGCGGCATAA